One Nicotiana tomentosiformis chromosome 4, ASM39032v3, whole genome shotgun sequence genomic window carries:
- the LOC138910295 gene encoding zinc finger BED domain-containing protein RICESLEEPER 2-like: MANGIGRCLREWGINKIFTVTVENASSNDVTVKELSKQLTKMGTNLMNGNHLHVRCMAHIINLVVQDSLKESSVSIERVRHAVRYVRQSPARLKRFQECFDDEQLNCKKALCLDVPTRWNSTYLMLRRAVEFESAFSHYASSEIGLRHYLEHSYIEVGIPTANEDTVLSEIAKNMKEKFNKYWDDPGKMNKIIFISCILDPRYKLESVGYALVKIFGEDPGATIQAEVKKHMTSLFSEYIKSSSKGVVLTSSSDCSSLDTSTSGLSDNQIST, from the exons ATGGCAAATGGTATTGGTAGGTGCTTACGTGAGTGGGGGATAAATAAGATATTCACTGTCACAGTTGAAAATGCAAGCTCCAATGATGTGACAGTAAAAGAATTGTCTAAGCAATTAACAAAAATGGGAACTAATTTGATGAACGGTAATCACCTTCACGTGAGATGTATGGCTCACATCATAAATCTTGTGGTCCAGGATAGTTTAAAAGAATCTTCAGTGTCTATTGAACGTGTTAGGCATGCAGTGAGATATGTTAGGCAGTCTCCTGCGAGGTTGAAGAGGTTTCAAGAATGTTTTGATGATGAACAACTCAATTGTAAAAAAGCTTTATGCTTGGATGTTCCAactaggtggaattccacctactTGATGTTGCGCAGGGCTGTTGAATTTGAAAGTGCATTTTCACATTATGCATCTAGTGAAATTGGCCTAAGACATTATCTTGAGCATTCTTATATTGAAGTTGGAATTCCTACAG CAAATGAAGATACAGTTTTAAGTGAAATAGCAAAGAATATGAAGGAAAAGTTTAATAAGTATTGGGATGATCCAGGGAAAATGAACAAGATAATTTTCATATCATGTATTTTGGATCCACGTTACAAGCTCGAATCAGTTGGTTATGCACTTGTAAAGATATTTGGTGAAGATCCCGGGGCAACTATACAAGCAGAAGTGAAGAAGCACATGACTTCATTATTTAGTGAGTATATAAAGTCCAGCTCAAAAGGTGTCGTGCTTACTTCATCTTCAGATTGTTCTTCATTGGACACTTCTACTTCCGGGCTTTCTGACAATCAAATAAGCACCTAA